A segment of the Cellvibrio sp. KY-YJ-3 genome:
GCTCTGGCGGTACTGAGGCTCAGGATTGGGCTGAGATAGTACTGCGCATGTATTTGCGCTGGGGCGAAGCCAAAGGGTTTAAGGTCACGTTGGAAGAAGTTTCTGCCGGTGATGTGGCTGGCATTAAAAGTGCGACCATTTATTTTGAAGGTGAGTATGCGTTTGGTTGGCTGCGCACGGAGACGGGTGTTCACCGCCTGGTGCGTAAATCTCCGTTTGATTCGGGCAATCGCCGTCACACTTCATTTTGTTCGGTATTTGTTTCGCCGGAAATTGATGACAATATCGAAATTGAAATCAATCCGGCCGATTTGCGGATCGATACTTACCGCGCCAGCGGTGCCGGCGGTCAGCACATTAACAAAACTGACTCGGCGGTGCGTATCACCCATATACCTACCAACATTGTGGTGCAGTGTCAGAACGAGCGTTCGCAACATGCGAACCGCGACAAGGCCTATAAAATGTTGCGTGCAAAAATGTATGAACAGGAAATGCAAAAGCGCAACGCTGAAAAACAAGCGATGGAAGACAACAAGTCAGACATCGGCTGGGGCAGTCAGATCCGCTCTTACGTGCTGGACGACTCGCGCATTAAAGATTTGCGCACCGGCGCCCAAACCTCCAATACCCAAGCGGTACTGGATGGCGACCTGGATCAATTTATTGTCGAAAGTTTAAAGGCTGGCCTGTAATTTTTTGCAGACCCACTCCACTATTTTTAATTCAACATCAGTGAAGACTATGAGCAACGAAACCCAATCAGCGCAAACCGATGCGCATGCACATGACGAAAACAAACTGATCGCTGAACGCCGCAGTAAGCTTGATGCTATTCGCGAAAAGGGCAATGCATTTCCTAACGATTTCCGTCGTGGCGACAAGAGCATTGATTTGCAAGCACAGTTTGGTGAAAAGACCAAGGAAGAATTGGAAGCGCTGAAT
Coding sequences within it:
- the prfB gene encoding peptide chain release factor 2 (programmed frameshift) — its product is MEINPLLNALKDLTERTNVLRGYLDYDLKKERLAEVELDLGEPSVWDNPERAQALGRERSALEMVVKTIDDLDVGVRDSRELLDMAVEEDDESMVAEVQTELDRLDKQLAELEFRRMFSGETDPNNAYLDIQSGSGGTEAQDWAEIVLRMYLRWGEAKGFKVTLEEVSAGDVAGIKSATIYFEGEYAFGWLRTETGVHRLVRKSPFDSGNRRHTSFCSVFVSPEIDDNIEIEINPADLRIDTYRASGAGGQHINKTDSAVRITHIPTNIVVQCQNERSQHANRDKAYKMLRAKMYEQEMQKRNAEKQAMEDNKSDIGWGSQIRSYVLDDSRIKDLRTGAQTSNTQAVLDGDLDQFIVESLKAGL